Proteins encoded together in one Shewanella acanthi window:
- a CDS encoding phosphoenolpyruvate carboxylase: MSTNLHQAGVKLLKQLGRHADIIMDAYLAGSINETSHDPAVIEKLKQAGILWRPAPEQELRLKRSVRALLEEGLSDERNRQIDSNVGSAMATIKTLADHYKEARHHSDYSAAEAYLADLNEHVYSFADGLRYSIRVLWGRINNEFGYVGTINAKIRENELAQSQVSELLNGLEMFQFSELGEIAGDIRELRKLLVTTLQETMSDCAQELSVVQGRLLELLGRFRQIRGRTRLLKGWLLYTDLHPDYQPMDHVSHKEIPSLFNRAETLLAPASVDVHNTSQEVELMNIVAHIKAISRHSLVEVAREQDVAVSLTQTEDFDIPDNPLKQAVDSYFVDVIESGLRQSALEYLHSKQLPWDSESWIYQVIGGYEGLPDEHKAYFELEPLGEPHPIYNGNFIIRDVELWLA; the protein is encoded by the coding sequence ATGAGCACTAACTTACATCAGGCTGGGGTTAAGCTTCTTAAGCAGTTAGGTCGCCACGCTGACATCATTATGGACGCCTATCTTGCGGGCTCCATTAATGAAACTAGCCACGATCCCGCTGTGATTGAAAAGCTAAAACAGGCCGGCATTTTATGGCGCCCAGCGCCAGAACAGGAACTGCGTCTTAAGCGCTCGGTGCGTGCACTGCTCGAAGAAGGCTTAAGCGATGAGCGTAATCGCCAAATCGACTCCAATGTCGGCTCGGCGATGGCGACTATTAAAACCTTAGCGGATCACTACAAGGAGGCGCGTCATCACTCGGATTACAGCGCCGCCGAAGCCTATTTGGCGGACTTAAACGAGCATGTCTATAGCTTTGCCGACGGCCTACGCTATTCCATTCGTGTGCTTTGGGGACGAATCAATAACGAGTTCGGTTATGTGGGCACTATCAACGCCAAAATTCGTGAAAACGAATTGGCACAGAGTCAGGTATCTGAGCTGTTAAATGGTCTTGAGATGTTCCAGTTCAGCGAGCTCGGTGAAATCGCCGGTGATATTCGCGAGCTGCGTAAACTGCTGGTGACCACCTTACAGGAAACCATGAGCGATTGCGCCCAGGAGCTTAGCGTAGTGCAGGGGCGGTTACTCGAACTGCTCGGTCGCTTTAGGCAAATTCGGGGTCGTACGCGTCTGCTCAAGGGCTGGCTTTTGTACACAGATTTGCATCCGGATTATCAGCCAATGGATCACGTCTCCCATAAGGAGATCCCAAGTCTGTTTAATCGCGCTGAGACGTTACTTGCGCCAGCGTCTGTGGATGTGCACAACACTAGCCAAGAAGTTGAGCTGATGAACATAGTTGCCCATATCAAGGCGATTAGCCGTCACAGCTTAGTCGAAGTGGCACGCGAGCAAGATGTGGCGGTATCACTGACGCAAACTGAAGATTTTGATATCCCAGATAACCCGCTTAAACAGGCGGTGGATAGTTACTTTGTGGATGTGATTGAGTCTGGCCTAAGGCAGTCGGCGCTCGAATACTTACATTCCAAACAGTTGCCGTGGGATTCTGAAAGCTGGATTTACCAAGTGATCGGCGGTTATGAAGGCCTACCCGATGAGCACAAGGCCTACTTTGAGCTTGAGCCATTAGGTGAGCCGCACCCCATATATAATGGTAACTTTATTATCCGCGATGTGGAATTGTGGTTAGCCTAA
- a CDS encoding dicarboxylate/amino acid:cation symporter, which translates to MIKSLSTRIFIGLFSGLILGSLVQYFASDIGFLTGDLVDLATGVGTMFVNMIMMLVVPLVFVSIVCGVCELQDLKSFGRLGGKTFGFYIINTLVAIATALMVALILEPGKGVDMTSNAGVALTATELPSLMALVVDIVPRNPIAAFMSGNMLQVIFMALMLGGVIKSLGETAIGAVRGFQTANKIMMKLISVVMSLAPYGVFALMYKLGATLEAAIFISVIEYVALIISLLLMWIFVVYPVAVGLFTPISAKMFREKTQEQVLFSLSTASSNATIPVTMRTLTDKLGVNRAVAGFGVPLGATMNMGGVAIYITIAIFFVANAFGMPITDAQLPSLLFSVFLLSVGAGGVPGGGMVMIGVLIHQMGLPIEAFAIVAALDRIIDMVLTSCNVVGDTAVLTIVDQTEKAHHTELAGEQTS; encoded by the coding sequence ATGATCAAATCACTTTCAACACGGATCTTTATTGGTCTGTTTTCAGGTCTCATTCTTGGCAGCTTAGTTCAATATTTTGCTAGTGACATAGGTTTTTTAACTGGCGATCTTGTGGATCTGGCTACGGGCGTTGGCACTATGTTCGTCAATATGATCATGATGCTAGTGGTGCCATTAGTCTTTGTCAGTATTGTTTGCGGTGTGTGTGAGCTGCAGGATTTAAAAAGTTTTGGCCGACTAGGCGGTAAAACCTTTGGTTTTTATATCATCAACACCTTAGTCGCGATTGCGACGGCGCTGATGGTGGCGCTGATCCTCGAACCCGGAAAGGGCGTAGATATGACCAGCAATGCTGGCGTTGCACTAACCGCGACCGAGTTGCCGAGTTTAATGGCGCTGGTGGTGGATATCGTTCCACGCAACCCTATCGCGGCGTTTATGTCGGGTAATATGCTGCAGGTGATCTTTATGGCGTTGATGCTGGGCGGTGTGATTAAATCCCTTGGCGAAACGGCTATTGGCGCGGTTCGTGGCTTTCAAACCGCTAACAAGATCATGATGAAGCTGATTTCCGTGGTGATGAGCCTAGCGCCTTATGGTGTATTTGCGCTGATGTATAAGCTGGGTGCGACCTTAGAGGCGGCAATCTTTATCAGCGTAATTGAATATGTGGCGCTGATTATTTCACTGTTACTAATGTGGATTTTTGTGGTTTACCCTGTGGCAGTCGGCCTGTTTACCCCAATTTCGGCTAAAATGTTCCGCGAGAAAACCCAAGAGCAAGTGCTGTTCTCGCTTTCTACAGCCAGTTCAAATGCAACCATTCCGGTCACTATGCGTACCTTGACCGACAAACTTGGCGTTAATCGCGCTGTAGCTGGCTTTGGTGTACCGCTCGGCGCGACCATGAATATGGGTGGTGTGGCAATTTATATCACTATTGCGATTTTCTTTGTGGCGAATGCCTTTGGCATGCCAATTACCGATGCGCAGTTACCGTCACTGCTGTTTAGCGTGTTCTTATTGTCAGTTGGCGCAGGTGGTGTACCTGGTGGCGGTATGGTGATGATAGGGGTGTTAATCCATCAGATGGGATTACCGATTGAAGCCTTTGCGATTGTGGCGGCGCTCGACCGTATTATCGATATGGTGCTGACCTCCTGTAACGTGGTAGGCGATACCGCGGTATTAACCATTGTTGATCAGACAGAAAAAGCTCACCACACTGAGCTGGCTGGTGAACAAACAAGTTAA